The Globicephala melas chromosome X, mGloMel1.2, whole genome shotgun sequence genome contains the following window.
gttcaaatcctgactttaccactaattagctgtgtgattttgggcaaattgcttaatctGTCTGTGCCTCATTAGTAAAATGCAGCTATAAAAATAGCACCTATGTCATAggattgttctgaggattaactgagttaaAATACATAAAGTGATTAAAAGAGTGCCTGGCagatagtaagtgttcaataaatgttagcttttattaaGGGAAGAAAGCTGGCTAATTGCAACATTATCATCTTTCCAGGTCTTATTGTTGCTAGATGATTCATTATATAATTAACAAACACCTGTATGGAAGCTGGAGGCCAAACTCTTGTCAGCTAAAGGGTTAGGTCTTTAGCAACACCTGATAAACATGCATAGCTACTCACACACTTAGGCCGCACCACTTTTCCTCAGATTGCCCTCACCCTTAGGCGATCGAGAGATACTTTAGTAAAGTAAATACAATCACCAACTTAAGTAGACAAGTTGAGTATTTAAAGGACTTTTCATCAACATTGGAAATGTTTCATTAACATTTCATCCAACTTTCAGAAGGGATTTAGTTAAAGTAGAGACGATCCCTAGGGAGGCGCCAGGTGAAATTAGGGTTAAAGGAACTTCAAGAGGAGAAGTCACTACTAGTAGTAGGCAGTTGGATGGATGTGTGCAGAAGGAGAGCGGGGCTCCATAGAAAGGCAGGTAAATTCTGGATCAACATTCCCTGGAGTAGACTGTATGTCATGAGCCCTGCTCTCTGGATTTCCTCTCTACACTACCTCTTTTACACTCAGACTCTCCCCCTACTCCCTCCCTGCAGTTCCAGACCCCTGCTCCCAAGAACACAAACACTCCAAATTATAGGGGCTCTTGATTTGCCAATTCCTCAGGACAGTCTGAATAGAGACTAGAAAGAAGTTCTTGTCAGTATGATTGCGTATGACTGATTCGGAGATTGTGCAATCTCCTTTGGGAAAAATTTAAAGGCAGAAAGATGGATAGATGTATGTTTAAGGTCCAGTATTGCCTGTGGGCAGGAGGATGAACTAATGAGATTCCTTCCAATTTGAGGAtcctaaatctctctctctcattcccctCCCAACACTGGACTCCTTTTGGCAAAGAATGAACATAGTCAAAGAAATCCAATGAGAGGAAAACGCGCATTGCTCTCACATCATGCTCTGATGTCATCTGTTTGCCAAGAGATTTGCCTTggctattctattctattctctctctctctctctctctctctccctgtgtgtgtgtatgtgtgtgtgtgtgtgtgtgtgtgtgtgtataggagCCAGCTGATAACAgctgtcaattgcattattactGCAAAACATTTAAGTAGCCCAGTACCCTGCTACTCTCCTCTCCACGTTATCAAatgtttctcttaaaaaaaaaagaccgtgtATTTACACCTCATTGTGAATTTAACTTTCGCAATTCTCCAAGGGCTATTTGATTTTAAGCCTTTTCCTATTACTTACCTGTATATTCAACTTCTCTCTTTCTATGAAATTCTTCCCCCCCACGCCAGTCGTTAAACATATTCAAGCCTCCTTTCTCtttaaacaaacagacaaacaaatccTTCTTTGTCAATGCATTGCTCTCTAGCTACCACATTCCTCAAATCTTGGGCAAGCTTCTTTAAAGAATAGTCTGTACTAAATGTTTCCACTTCACCTCtgattcaattctttttttttttttttttgcggtacgcgggcctctcactgttgtggcctctcccgttgtgaagcacaggctccggacgcgcaggctcagcagccatggctcacgggcccagccgctccgcggcatgtgggatcttcccggaccggggcacgaacccgtatcccctgcatcggcaggcagcctctcaaccactgcgccaccagggaagccctgattcaatTCTTAATCTGCTGCAATCTGGGTTCTACTCCCAGCGCTCTACCAAACCTCTCACCTTTAGGTAATTGTCAAATTGAGTGTACATTTCCCAGGTTTTATTTGACCATTCTACTGTATTAAACACTGTTAACCACCTACTCtccttttggaaacattttttatcCCACTCCTTCAGATCACTATTGTCTCCTGGTTCTCTTTCTACCTCTCCGAAAATTCCTTCCTGGGTTTCCTTCACAAGCTTCTCTTCCTGTGCctgtcctttaatttttttcccagatggaaatagttttattttttctgattaaaaaaaggtacatgtttattgttaaaaatcaggtcctttagaaaattataaataaaaacataaaactgaaaCCCCACCACCACAGAGGTAACTACCactaacatttttaatttatatccttctagtctttaaaaattatcatatatatcatatacagtAATACAAATGGTATCAcattacaatatttttttcacaaataAGATCTTTTATTTGTCACCATTAAAAGTCTGAATTTTAAACAGATTCTTGGACTGGCAGCTAATATCCATCAACTCATTCAACTTTAGCACCTGTCTCAACCCCAGTAGCTTTTTGAGAACtactacctttttttccccttttaaaaataatttatttatttatttatttatttttggctgtgttgggtctttgttgctgcgcgcaggctttctctagttgcggagagtggggggctattcttcgttgtggagcacgggctccaggcacgtgggctcagtagttgtggctcacaggctctagagcgcaggctcagtagttgtggcacacgggcttagttgctccgcggcatgtgggatcttcccggaccagggatcgaacttgtgtcccctgcattggcaggcagattcttaaccactgtgccaccagggaagtcccagaactacTACCTTCACCATGCAAACTCACCATGTTGCTCCATGAGTTTTCCCAATTCAAACTTGGGCTTGTTcagcatttttacttttctaacaaAGACACCATGGAGCGGATAAATAGATTGGCaagtgttttctatgtcttttccaATGCTGTCTGGAATCAATTTATTGACTACCTCTTTCAAGTCACTTGTCTGCACCTCTTGGGTCATGATTTCCATCATCTTCTTCCGAATTTGGTGGACCTGCTGGTGCTGGGCATAAGAGGTCTTCCGAATCTGATTGTTGCATTTTTTTAGTAAAACCCACACAGAATAGATGAAGCAAATAACCATCGGTAGTCTTGACGTCAACGTGAGCTTCAATCATGGTACTTTCTTCTTGGCTCCTTTTTTGCTGCCTTTTGTAAGGCGCTTCTTCTTGCTGACCGCCATGGTGTACAGTATTTTTTTACcagctttttttcacttttttcgtGGGCATCACTCCATATCAACGAATATAAGAACATTATTTTACATGGATACATAGGAGAACCCTGAATTTGGCCATTTACACAAGACACTGAGTTTTATGATCGAGGTGAAAATTTTGAGCCAAAagtttttataaataacattaattttttttttggcggcgcCCCATGgattgcaggatctcagttcccccatcagggattgaacccgggccccagcagtgaaagagttgagtcctaaccactggaccgccagggaattcccatttaaaatatttttacaatacaAAAACACTtaaacataaatgaaatgaaaatgaaaaacaactctCCCTGCTGTCCCTGACTCCTGTTCTCCAGTTCTGCTCTCCAGAGACAACCAGTATTACAAGTTTCCTGAGGTCAAaggtgttgtttgttttttttaatacatactgCCAATTAGCTTCCCAGAAAGATTGTACAGATTTACACTCTCATCAACATTGCATGCCttcatcaatttttaaatattctgtccTTGCctcttcacatttttctttctacacTGTATGCTAATAATTCCCAAATCTCTAATTCTAGTCACACCCTCGAGGTCCAGGCCTGTATTTCCAGCTGCCTCCTGGACATTTGGATGTCCTACAGACACCCCAGATTTATCCAAATTGAACTCACTGTCTTCCCTCCCAAGCTcactcttctttctgtaattccaATTTCGATTGGTGATACCAGCAATCCACATAGTTACCTACCTCAGAAACCTAGGAgtcattttatctattttctctctctcccatcaaatagtaataatagctaatagtTACTGAGGACTTACtatttgcacatattttatttcattgaattctCACAAAAGCCCCGGGGTAGCTTTTagtcttatttccattttacagagaaggaaaacttGTTGGATAACATGCTCAAGGTTATACATCTAGGAAGCAATGATCTAAACCCAGGCAGCCTAAGTCCATAGCTCACACATTTAAGCCCTACACTATACTACCACCATATCTATCAGATACAACTCctatctattttatttcctcagtctcagccttctctcttcccttttctccattcccACCACCATCATCTGATTCCAAGTACTACTGTATCAATAGATACTCATAATTGGTCACACTCAACTCAGACACATCTTCCATGTTGCTTGCAAAATAATccttctaaaacacaaatctgatcatgcctttgtgtgtgtgtgtgtgtgtgtgtgtgtgtgtgtgtgtgtgtgttgtagatCCTTCAGTGGCTTCTTATCGTCTACATTATAAAACCAAAGATCCTTTGCTTAATATAGAAGGATCATCCTCATCTGCCCATCCTCAGCCAGGCTACCTCTCTAAGCACTTCCACTACACAACCTGAATTGGTGATAATTGCCTAAAAATATCATGCTGTTTCTTATCTGGATGACTTTGCATATGCTATTCCCTCTGCAAGAAATTACCTTTCCCCATTTCCATTCCTGTTTGTCTTTTCATGTCTGTCAAACTCAGAtgtttcctcctccaggaagccttccttaatTCCTCCACTTACTCATGTCCTATGTGCTGCTTGGAATATTCACTTATTTTGTATTTGTCACATTATATTAGTTTATTTACTCGTCTCCTTTTCTAAAACATTAACTCCTTGAGGGCGGGGACTCTCTTATTGAACTCTAGGTCTTTAGTGTTTAGCATGGTGCCTGACGCGTAAGTAGTTGCTTAGGAGATATCacttaaattgaattaaataacTTAACTGTGAAATTATAGGGCCTTGTACTCCGTTGAAAGAATTTCAGGCATCAATGatatgggaaattttttttttgagcagaagAGGGCTGGTGCAAGGAGGAGAAAGGATGACCTAAAATCACCACCTTTACTGTGGGCACTACCCTCTTCATGTGGGCCATGTGCAAATTAGTCATACAAATATTAGTATTTCTATAGATATTCTCATGTAGACACATATTCTATCTCCATTATGGGCTGTAAGCAACCTCAGAGCAGCGCCAAATTTGGAGTTTTGCAGAGTAGCGACAGAAGGTGTTGAAATAAATGCCCTCAGTTTGCTGAGAGATGTAATATCCGAGTACACCTGAAATTAGCTTTTATGTGGCAACAAGTGGAGGATGAAGATATGCCCAAATTTTCCTGAAAAGTGAGAATGAGAAATCATCTTTGTATACCCCATCCTCGCTGCTTTCCTGACACCATAAGTAGCGCTCACTGAGTGCTCAGTTGTGTGTGAGATGACTTTAAACTACTAGTGGCACAAGTGGCCGGGCTGCGTTTTAGGTTCTTAGTACCATTGTTGAAACCCCACCGTCgggaaaccaccattctattttcgcGCAAAACCAGGACTTATTCAGGTCACGGGGCTTCGGCCTATCACTGTACGGTCCTAGCTTGCGGGGCAGTGCCCACTGCTGATTGATGCACAGTATAAGACAATTTCTTGGCTTGAGGAGCAGCGATTGGCGGATCTCCCCTGTAGTGCTTCCTAGGATACTGGGAGTGCGTATTGGAGACGCAGGTTCCGGGGCGGCCACAAACACTGCCCGGAAGTCTGAATGACGCCTCCTCGGTACAGGACTTCCAGCCGTCCGCTTCGCCTCTATTCAGGGTGCCGGGCCCCGGGCCGCGACAGCGTGcgcgtgcgcgcgtgcgtgcgtgggCGCGCGTGCGCGGCGCCGCAGTCTGTGGGTTGGCTGGTTATTTTGCAAGCGGGAGGGGCCGTGCGCGCTTCTGCCTTCGGTCTCTGtcccccatccccccttccccGGTCCCGGTCTCTCCTTCGGAAAGATGTCGGACACGGCAGTAGCTGACACTCGGCGCCTTAACTCGAAGCCGCAGGACCTGACCGACGCTTACGGGCCGCCAAGTAACTTCCTGGAGATCGACATCTTTAACCCACAGACGGTGGGCGTGGGCCGCGCGCGCTTCACCACCTATGAGGTTCGCATGCGGGTGAGTCACGGGGTGAGGGAGACAGCTGAGGGAGGACCGGGCGACTgggcggggagggcgggggtgggcggggggtgaGGCTGCCATAGGGACGGCCAACGGTGGAGAAGACGCTGGAGGGGTCATTTAGGGGTTAGGGGCTTAATAGGTTTGCAGAGAGGTCTGCCCACTCGGTTGTGGCCCGAGGATACAGAAAACTCCTGAGGGGGGACATCGGACCGGCGTGAGGGAAAACAAGTACCCATGAGCAAGAAGTGAAGCATGGCTGGAGACGGtggggaaggatggagaggaTTAGAGTGAGGAATCCCAGGAAATAGGAATCAGGACTGTAGCgacagaaggagggaaggaggagtggAAGAGGGCTGGGGGATGGAGAGCCAAGGCGATATGCTGCAGGGTCCCATAACTAAACTAGGTTGTGGGAAGTCAGTCTGAAGAAGGGGGACAGGAAGGCCCAGAGGAGCTTCTTCTTAATGAGGTCTCCGTGGATGATGGAGTTGAGCAAAGCCTAGATTAAAGGGAAGAGAGATTCCAGGAACGGGAGACAGGACAGTGGGCTTGGTGGAGCAGAAATAAGAAGGGGAGTCTCCTTGAGACTGAGTGCTTCCCAGACTTGTGTAGAATTAACATCTGAAGGAGAGAAGTGTTTAATGCTTAAGTTTTCTCAGGTACTACATGCTCACTGGAAAACCTGACCTTGCACTCGGATTGGCGGATTGTCAGTCGCTACCCTCATCCTGGGCTGACCCTTTAGATTTGAAGTATCCagaatatttatttcaatatttactgGCTCTCATTTGGCATTTCTGTGTATGAATGGCCATTTGCTCTTTCTGCTCTAGATTAACCTTTTGGATTCATTATATTAGTCCCTAGTCTGTAGTTAACTTTAATATATGACATTTCAGGACTGCCCCAGGAGTGGTTTCTTCCAGTGTGCATTACAGAGGACTTTATTCTCTAGTTCTTAGTCCACGATGCAAGGATGGAATGTGCAGAGTACATGGTTTGCAGTTTCTTTGGCCCCATTGAAGTGGTTACAAGCAAAAAAGTTTGAGAGCCATTTCCtaattttccttatgttttcttctcagaCTAGAGGGCCAGAATATTCTCTATGGACAGCATGCTGCTCAAACAGCATTTGAAGACCTAAAAGAGtgtatgtgcttttatttttgaatgaatgaattgaatgaGAGAGTGTGCTCTCCCACCTGGGCTTTGAAACCTAATTAAGAAGCGATGATCTCCAAATTCCAAGTTTGGCAAAGTCCAAACTGAAGAAAGAAACGcgaatagaaaaaaatgagaaaaacttgTCTATATAAGAACTGTTTGAAATCATCTCTTTGGGGAAGAATGGACATTAGAGCCCTCAAAATATGATAAAAGCTGGGAACTGTTAATGGCAGAGAACTTAATTACCTGAGGAATCCTGGGCATAACTTGTTCAGTGTAAGAACTCTCTGCTGTGGGGTTTTGGAGACATTGTCTTGATGTATTACCCAAGAGCTGTAGGGATTATGAATGGAATTGTTCTCTACTTCAGGCATTCTAATAAAACAGGAATTGTTCATctagtgcctactgtgtgccaggcactgaactagGTTTTAGTTTCTAAATCCTTACAAAaacaccattttacagatagaaaactGAGGAGGAATGCAGTTTAAGTAGTTTGCCCAAGtacacatagctaataagtgtcatggttgagatttgaacccaggtccgtctgactccaaagcccaccaTACTCTTTCCACTACACTTTAGTCTCTTTGGCAATGCTTAGTTGCAAAACTTTAGtgtgcaaaatttttttttaacccactaAGTTTTTCATCAGTCTTTTCCACAATTACTAATTGTATAGTGATTGATGATAGGGTTGATGGCAGTTCCTAATTCTGTGGGTTTGAGTTAATTTGtatttatgttaattttgtatggCCATAtaggcttttaatatttttgttgaacTCTGTTTTGGGGAAAATTGGTGAAACCATTTGGTTTGAAATTGCTAATTTAAGTGACTGATCACGGTAGGCATTATAGGGAGCATGAGACTCGAGAATGGGCTTTGGGAATTAAGCATTGTGTATGGTAGAAGTAGATGGCACTGCCTTGTTTCTTTGTATAATAGCTCAGGGAAGGAGTACCCACCCCAAGAAATAAGGAGTCTGGAGAGGTATTCTGGTGGCTTAACAAGATATGTATGGAACTTTTCAAATGTCAGTTGTCCTGTGGACTTGAACTTTGcttctttctcccctttcccttGATTTTGTGTTGATCAGAGCCAAAGGACTCTATATGCTGTACTACACGATCGTGTCTCCCTCATATAATTTGTAGGTTGGAGTTGAGAGAGTATCCTAGTACATAGTATCCCCTTCCTTAGATGGCTAGGTGCTGAGATGAAAGGCCGTTACTGTCACCATcctgtgggggtggggaaagaatAGCATTTTTGTAAGTCAAAGGAGGAAGTTCACAAAATGGCAGTGGGTGGTTTTGCTGTGTCTTGGAAGAATCTACTcagcactttttttcttttcttagatccTTCTGTTGGCTTCTGTAAAGGCCTACTGGTTAAGGTTCTACTGTTTGAGGATCACAGTATTTGTAATGAACTCTGGTGGAAACCTGGAATCTCATGATACTGAAGGGCTTTTTTTCTTGAATGATTATTTTTActctcagctttattgagatataattgacagataACTTTGTGTAGGTTTGAGGTAtagaatgtgatgatttgatacacatatatactttgTGCAGGATTCTGAGAATGTTCTCTATAATGGCTTATTGTGAATAGGTAATACGTGCACatggtacaaaattcaaaaggtataaaaatgatatactatagttattgaaaaaaatctgtgtataagtggacccatgcggttcaaacctgtgttgttcaagtgtcaactgtacttaaaaatgaagtctccctctctccctctgccttacAGAGGTTCCCCTTTCTGAAGAAAccactgtttccattttcttatttattcttctagAAAATAGTTTAGGTAATAAGATATTACTTTACATATATCTCACTCCACTTCAACCCATTGACATTCCTGGGACCTTGATCCTGAGTAGAGTTGTAACTAATGTAAGTTGGCCAGTTATTTGGCTTTTGATGCCCTATACCTAGAGCTAGATCCTGAAAAGACAGTTTCCAGACTTGAGGACTACAAAGCATGACATAGTGAGGAATGTGTGAAGCTCTAGCATAGCTCCAATGCTCTTTACCTGCTCTGAGTTAgctgtggagaaaggagagaaactagctcctttttttcccatctACTGATTTGAATTGACTGGTGGGAAATATAGCCAGTATTAATACATTTGGCCATTTCTACTTAGAACTTGTAGATAGGAGTGAGGATCAGGGCTTTTTGTTTGTCGGAGGTTCCTGTTGCCATTGGAGCCTTGGGAAAATTCTCAGTGATTAAGATGTGGGAATAAGCCGATTTATATCAGGGAGCGAGCCATGGTAAGCCAACTTAATGTAAGTGCTATTTCTGCTGCACTTTCTGGATAAGGAAAGGGTAAACAGATATACATAGGGCCACTATTAATCAATTGAGTATTTACTGAGTAACTTGCATAATCTGCATTTAGGGAGATGCAGCAGTAGTCATGGCTCCCGATTTCAATGAAATTATAATTTAGTTAGGTAGCAAGACTAACATAATGCTTGAAACAGTGGTGTGTCAGGCAGTACTAAAGTCTGTGTGTCATAGGAGTTCAGAGGAGAGGGAGACCAATAAATTAAACTGGTGTTGTCAGGACAGATTTCCTGGATGAAGTGGGACTTGAGCTGGGCTTGTAGAATGGAGAGGATTTGGACAGGAAAAGCAGAGGAAAGCATACTTTGGAGGTGCTTATCTCTTGTTCTTTCCAGGGAACTTAAATTCACTTTTCAACTGAAAATGTAATGCATGCATATGATAAATTCAAATTGCACAATGAAAAATGTGACCTACCCATTCCAGTTGTCTAGTCTTATTCTCCAAAGTCAATCATTGTTATcagtatttttcataaatatttaattcataaatataaatatatatacatatacatatcccttttaaaaacaaatagaggCAGGCTGTATATACTGTCGTGTGCCTTGATTTTAATGCTTGATATCTTTCCATACTGGGACATATAtatcttttgtattcttttcatAGTTGTATTCCACTGTACAAgtgtactataatttatttaatcagttatctgttgatggacatttattattattacaaatgagaaaattcagtGAAAACCtttgtacatacatatttatgtacaACTTCAAGTCTATTTGTAGGATAAATTCTAAGCAGCAAGGGACTTCTAATCACCACCTGTGACAAGGCTGGATGTGGTAAGGATTGGTATTCACCTGGTGGTGTTTTGAAAGGGTTCTAGGAACATGGTCCATAGGAGCTGTTTCTTTCTTAGGACCTGTCCAAGTGGTTGTGATAGGTGGCCATCACAGGCTGACATTTCTTACCATCTCTCTTCTCTCACATTCTTTCTTCCCTGTAGACAAACCTACCTATCTTCAAGCTGAAGGAGTCCTGTGTACGACGGCGCTACAGTGACTTCGAGTGGCTAAAAAATGAGCTGGAGCGAGATAGTAAGGTATGGCCCTGTTTCCTGTGTGGCACCCTTGAGAGAGGAGATCTGCATAGGTTTATAAAATCTTGAAGGCAACAGAGAGGGTGAACACACTCTGTCTACCAAATCCCAATATATTGGATCTGGGTGATACCCTTTGAAACTTGAAAGTGGTAAGTTCAGgagaaattgtaaagaaaaacTATTAGTTGACTTAGTGGCTAGAAAAGTCATACAACTTAATTCCTTTAGGTGCTAAAAATGGAAAGTGTAGCTAAATTTTTGGATGGTAGTGGACTGTCAAAGAAGGTGAAGAATATTTGGAGTTTACTTCCTTTCTTTTGAGATGGTAAACCTGTCCTCCCACAGAAACAGAACTGGATTAATTTTTGACCTGAGCCACCCCCTGACTGTTCTTATAACCTCAGTTCTTGCAAGTTGCTGAACTATGGCATAGGATGGACCCTATGCCTAATAGGAAATGAAGTGTGTAGTGCTTTACCACCTTATTCCGTCTCTGTGCTCTCCCGTGTGACTGATATTTTGCGTCTGCCTACAGATTGTAGTACCACCACTGCCTGGGAAAGCCTTGAAGCGGCAGCTCCCTTTTCGAGGAGATGAAGGGATCTTTGAGGAGTCCTTTATTGAAGAAAGGAGGCAGGGCCTCGAACAGTTTATTAACAAGTAAGCCAAGTTCCTGGGGATTCCTTTTGCTACTTTTGCCATTTTGGTCTTTCTATATGTTTcgtctctttcctcttttgtaatGGGTAATATGATGTGGTGCCGATTGTGTGCGGGGCTCACTGGACAGTAAAACTCCATTCCTTTGAGCAGAATTCCGATCCTGTACCTCAGGGCCTGAGAAAGCGCTGCATGTTGGATGTGTCTAGGGATTTCCCCCACCTTACACCTCTATCCCCTTCCCTTCTGCAATATTAGGGTTGAAGTGGTACCCTGCTGCTGTCCTCTACTTGCTTGAACTTCAGGGCTGACTTTGCCCTTCTTCCCCTGTCCACATCCACAGCCCTGTCCCTCTGCAAATTCTCTCTGATCCCAAATACAACTGATAACCATCTTGGTCTCTTTATAGAATTGCTGGGCACCCACTGGCTCAGAACGAACGCTGCCTACACATGTTCCTGCAGGAGGAGGCAATTGACAGGAACTACGTCCCTGGGAAGGTGCGCCAGTAGGAGCCCCTCTCACCACTTGCCCTCTACTTTCCTGCTGAAATGACATTGGTTTTTACActaagcctctctctctctctctttgatctgaagttggctctccatCCCCTGGCCTGATAGACTGTCTGGCATTGTGTTCCTTGGTACCTGACTATACCATGGGCACTCTGCTAGGATCCTCTCCTCTGAGGAGAGGTGGGAAACCACAGGCAGATGCCCTTTgcttggggttggggggtgggtgggtggattgGACTGGAAGGCAATTTCTTGGGCATTTACCCATGCCAGAAGGCTAACCTTGCGGGGGGCGGGTCTTGTGCTGGTGGGGCACTTGGGTACATACTGATGCTGCAAGTCCAGGGGATTTTTCTTACTCTTAGGTTTAACCAGGAACACTGAGCAGGGAAAGACCCTGCCTTTCCTACCTGCATGAACTTTTTTCCTTGTGGGGAAGGTGGCAGAGACCGAAAAGCTCTCGTTTTCTCTAGGCCCGTTCCCAGTTTTCTCAAGAGTTTCTTTTGTTgtactttctctctcccttgttGCTTTTCATGGCAGTAATTCTAGAGTCTAAGCAGTCTGTTGTGTGGAGcaaggtgtgtgggttttctagGCCCATCATCATGGCTGCTTCAGAGTCAGAAGAAAGCCATAGGGCAGTTGGGGAGCTCCTGTTGCCTAGCCCCTTTCCTTTGTGGCTCCCCGCTCTGGCTGCCTATTCTCGCTCACCAGCAGGTGAGTCAGAATGGGCTGGGCCGGCAGTTCTCCCTCCCCAAGCCCTTGCTACTTTTATGGGTTAGCTTTGCAGATTTGGAGGCTTGAGGGCTAGGGGAAACTCACCACTGCCAGGTAACTCCCTGAAGGGTGGGAGTGGATCATTTTCTAGGTACCTCCCAGTGGTAGGGAAGGGCATCACCACTCTCTTCCTTccattctcccttccccccatcccatTTAGTGCTGCCACGAGACAGAAAACACATGAACAAACCACACAGTCTCTGACTTCTCCTAAGCACTTTGAGCTATTGATGGGGCTTAGGGGCAAGAGTTGTCGCTGCCCTCCCCAGCTTGGTCACAGGGTTATTGAACTGCCTGCACTTGTTTCCCATGGAACCCCAGCATTCTCCCCGGAAGCTGAGCTAGGGTTAGCACCTGGGTATAGATTTCTTAAAACTTAGAGTCTGAGGCAGCTTCTTGAGGCTGGTGACTTTCCTGGGCTTCTGTCTGGGATGTAGTGGTTTGTTTGCTGGGGCCCGATATCTGTCCCAGGTGGTGGGATGGGA
Protein-coding sequences here:
- the SNX12 gene encoding sorting nexin-12 codes for the protein MSDTAVADTRRLNSKPQDLTDAYGPPSNFLEIDIFNPQTVGVGRARFTTYEVRMRTNLPIFKLKESCVRRRYSDFEWLKNELERDSKIVVPPLPGKALKRQLPFRGDEGIFEESFIEERRQGLEQFINKIAGHPLAQNERCLHMFLQEEAIDRNYVPGKVRQ